The following is a genomic window from Rhizobium sp. NRK18.
CGGGATCGGCGGCAGCGGGCAGGAAGCGGCCATGGGCATAGCCGTGGAAAATGGCGAAGAAGGCGATGATGATGATGGCGACGGCTTCCGGCGCCTTCCATTTGAGCGCGATGACGCCACCGAGCACGATCAGCGAAATGGCGATCGCCATGACGACGATGTTGTCTGGCACGAGCCCCATCATGCCGAGTACGCCGCCAACGCACATGATCATCGGGAAGGTCGCCGGCAGCGTCCAGACCGAGCGGCCGCCCATCTGCGCGCCCCAGAGACCGACGGCCAGCATCGCCAGGAAATGGTCGCCGCCCAGAAGCGGATGCTCGAAGCCGCTGCCGAAACCGCCCATCGGCCCGCCGAGCTGGTGGGCGGAGGCGGTCGTCGCCAGCGCCATCAGGACGGCAAGCGGGAAGACACCTTGGCTGACCAGTCTTCGAACATGCATGAGATCGGCAATTCCTCGATTCGCTCGCGGCATCATAGCGACATGGATACGCAATCAAAGGCCGGTTTCAACCGGGCAATTGTCACGGCCTTATCCCTCACCCCGCTTCACCCTGATCGCCGCCTGCGCTGCGGCGAGCCTTGCGATCGGTACGCGGAAGGGGGAGCAGGAGACGTAATCAAGGCCGATCGTCTCGCAGAAGTGGATCGACACCGGATCGCCGCCATGTTCGCCGCAGATGCCGAGCTTCATGTCGGGTCTCGTCTTGCGGCCGCGCTCGGAGGCGAGCTTCATCAGTTCGCCGACGCCGTCGAGATCGATCGAGATGAACGGGTCGTGGTCGATGACGCCCTTGCGCTGATAGGTGTTCAAGAACGCGGCGGCATCGTCGCGGGAGATGCCGAACGTCGTCTGCGTCAGGTCGTTGGTGCCGTAGGAGAAGAATTCGGCCGCCTCGGCGATCTCGTGGGCGCGCAGTGCGGCACGCGGCAGCTCGATCATCGTGCCGACGAGATAGGAAAGCTCGGTGCCGCTCTCGGTCATCACGGCGCGGGCGATCGTGTCGATCCGTTCCTTGACGTAGTCGAGTTCGGCACGCAGGCCGACGAGCGGCACCATGATTTCCGGGACGACGGGTGCGCCGGTTTCTTTCGCCGCGGCAACGGCGGCCTCGAAGATGGCACGCGCCTGCATCTCGACGATTTCCGGATGCGAGATCGCCAGCCGGCAGCCGCGATGGCCCAGCATCGGGTTGAACTCGTGCAGGGCGTCGATGCGCTCGCGCATGGTGATCGCGTCCATGCCCATGGCGGCGGCGACCTCGGCCACCTCCTCGTCGTTCTTCGGCAGGAACTCGTGCAGGGGCGGGTCAAGCAGGCGGATCGTCACCGGCATGCCGTGCATGATGGTGAAGAGCTCGGTGAAGTCCGAGCGCTGCATCGGCAGAAGCTTGTCGAGCGACGCCTGACGGCCCTCGACCGTCTCGGCAAGAATCATCTCGCGCATGGCGTGGATGCGGTCGCCTTCGAAGAACATGTGCTCGGTACGGCAAAGGCCGATGCCCTCGGCGCCGAAGGAGCGGGCCGAGTGGGCGTCGGTCGGGGTGTCGGCATTGGTCCGCACTGTCATGCGGCGCACGCTGTCGGCCCACCCCATGATGCGGCCGAAATCACCGGAAAGTTCCGGCTGCAGCGTCGGCACCGCGCCCTTCATGACGTGGCCGGACGAGCCGTCGATGGTGATGACATCGCCGCGCTTCAAGACGACGCCGAGCCCGAGCAGCACTTCGTTGCGCATATCGACGCGCATGGTGCCGGCGCCGGTGACGCAAGGGATGCCCATGCCGCGCGCGACAACCGCCGCGTGGCTGGTCATGCCGCCGCGCGTCGTCAGGATGCCTTCGGCGACATGCATGCCGTGAATGTCTTCCGGGCTGGTCTCGACGCGCACGAGGATGACCTTGCGGCCTTCGTTCTGGGCGGCGACGGCCTCTTCGGCGGAAAAGACGATCTCGCCGGTTGCAGCCCCCGGAGAAGCCGGCAGACCGGATCCGATCACCGGCGCGTTGGCGCGCGGATCGACGGTCGGGTGCAGCAACTGGTCGAGCGAGGACGGCTCGACGCGCATGATCGCCTCGTCGAGGTCGATAACGCCCTCATCGACCATGTCGACGGCGATCTTCATGCCTGCCTTGGCGGTGCGCTTGCCGGACCGCGTCTGCAGCATCCACAGCTTGCCGCGCTCGATGGTGAACTCCAGGTCCTGCATGTCGCAGTAGTGTTCCTCGAGCCGCGTGGCGATGGCGTTCAATTCCGCAAACGCCTCGGGCATCAGCTTTTCGAGCGACGGCTTGTCCATGCCGGAGGCGATGCGACCGGCCTCGGTGATGCTTTGCGGGGTGCGGATGCCGGCGACGACGTCTTCGCCTTGGGCGTTCACCAGGAACTCGCCGTAGAGCATCTTTTCGCCGGTCGACGGGTTGCGGGTAAACGCGACGCCGGTCGCCGAGGCATTGCCGAGATTGCCGAACACCATCGACTGGATGTTGACCGCCGTGCCCCAGGCTTCCGGAATGTCGTGCAGGTGACGATAGGTGACGGCACGCGGGTTCATCCAGCTTTTGAAGACGGCGGCGACCGCGCCCCAGAGCTGCTCCACCGGGTCTTGCGGAAAGGGTTCGCCGAGTTCATCCTCGATCAGCGTCTTGTAGCGCGTGACGATGGACTGCCATTCGACGGCGGTGATGTCGGTGTCGTGTTCGAGACCGAGGCGGCCCTTCTCCTCCTCGAGAATGTCCTCGAAGAATTCGTGATCGAGGCCCATCACCACGTCGGCATACATCTGGATGAAGCGGCGATAGCTGTCCCAAGCGAAGCGCGCATCGCCGGCGTCGTGGCCGAGCGCCTGCACGGTCTCGTCGTTGAGGCCGAGATTGAGGACGGTGTCCATCATGCCGGGCATGGAAACACGCGCGCCGGAGCGCACCGACAGGAGAAGCGGACGCTCGGAGCCGGCAAACTTGCGGCCGGTATCGGCCTCGATCGCGGCGAGCGCTTCGAGAACCTGGCCGGCGAGCGACTCCGGCAGAGTATGACCGTTTTGGTAAAACCAGGAACAGGCGTCGGCGACAATCGTCATGCCGGGCGGTACGGGCAATCCGAGGCTCGCCATCTCCGCCAGGTTCGCGCCCTTGCCTCCCAGCAGATCGCGATCAGACGCTCCCCCTTCGGCCTTTCCGTTCCCGAACGTGTAGACCCACTTCGTCATTCCCATTTGCCTTTTGTCATTTTAAGCCGGAGCCTAATGCATTCGACTGCAAATGAAAAATCAAAACTGTGGCAAAATGCTGCGTCGCACAAAATATTGTTTCAACCCTGCGACGAATGGGGCGCGCGACGGTCAGTCCTGCGGCTTGGTGGCGAGGATTGCGTAGCGGTGCTGGGTGCTGCGCTCCAGCCCCTTCAGGAAGGAGAAATTGGCGGCCTGGGCACGATGGATCGGGCGCATCGCATAATCGACCTTGACCGGCGAGAAGCCGGTTTCGGAAAGCAGCGAGGCGACGGCCTTGGCCCTGGCACCTTCAGAGAAATGGACGCGCGACAGGATGCTGCGATGGGTCTTCATCATCTCGGCGCTGCGCACCGCGCCGTGACCGTCCTGCGGGCCATTGAGCTTCGACGCCAGCCACGAGGCGAAGCGCGCCACCGGGCCCTTGTTGACGAAGTCGCCATCGATGACGAGCAGCTTGCCGCCGGGCTTCAAGACGCGGAACCATTCGCGGAAAGCCGCCTGCGGATCGACCAGCGTCCAGACGAGGTGGCGGTTGATGATGACGTCGTAGCTCGCGTCCGGCTCCATCGTGTTCTCGGCGTCGCCCATGACGAAACGAATGCCACGCTTGCGGTTCGCAGCCTTGGCGCGGGCCCTCTCCAGCATCGCGTCCGACCAGTCCATGCCGGTGACATGAAAGCCGAGATCGTCCATCAGGTGGGAGACGACGGCGGTGCCGCAGGCAAGGTCCAGCGCAGTCCGGCCACGCCCCTCGCCGACATGCTTGCGGATGAGGTTATGCCAGGCGGCGCGCTCAGCTTCCGAGAAAATCTCGTGGCCCGGCTGGTCATCGAAAGTTGCGGCCCGCTCGGACCAGTAAGCCTTTATTTCATCACGCAAATCGAAGTTGGCCAGTGCGTCCGTCATCGTCTCTTCCAGTGGGGGCAAGCGGCAGTTTAGAACCGCTCAAAAAGATATTTCTTGACCATTTTAGTCATCTTAAATATGGCGAAACTTGAGCCTGATTATCAGCATTGATTTTCGAGGTCCAGTGCAATTTCCGGAGAGGAAACGATGAAGTTTTTGAGCCGCGCGGCACTTGCCGCGACCGTCTACGCCACGCTTGCCGCGACCGCCGCATGGGCCGGCGACATGGTCACCGTCACCGACATTACCGGCCGCAAGGTCGAGGTTTCAGTGCCGGTTGAAAGGGTGATCCTCGGCGAGGGTCGGCAGATCTATTTCACCGCCGCGCTCGACACGGATGCCCCCTTCAAGCGCGTCGTCGGCTGGCGTGACGATTTCAAGAAGGCCGATCTCGACGGCTACAACGAATATCTCCGCAAGTTTCCCGAGATGGACAAGCTGCCGACTTTCGGCGGCATGAAGGACGGCACGTTCGACGTCGAACAGGCCGTGGCGCTGCATCCCGACGTCATCATCATGAACATCGACGCGAAGGCGGCGACCGAGGAAGCCGGCTACATCGACAAGCTCGCCAAGGTCGGCATTCCGCTCGTCTATGTCGACTTCCGTGAAAAGCCGATGGAAAACACCGAACCGAGCATGCGACTGATCGGCAAGCTCTACGGCAAGGAAGACCGCGCCGAGGACTTCATCAAGTTCCGCGAAGAAGAAATCGCCAAGGTGACAGACGTTCTCGCCGCCCATCCGGACGTCAAGAAGCCGGTGGTCTTCATGGAACGCGCCGGCGGCTATTCCGACGATTGCTGCATGTCCTTCGGCAACGAGAATTTCGGCAAGATGGTCGAGATTGCCGGCGGCATCAACATGGCGAAGGACATCATCCCCGGCACGTTCGGCACGGTCAATCCGGAGCAGATCATCGCCTCCGACCCCGACCAGGTGATCGTCACCGG
Proteins encoded in this region:
- the ppdK gene encoding pyruvate, phosphate dikinase; translation: MTKWVYTFGNGKAEGGASDRDLLGGKGANLAEMASLGLPVPPGMTIVADACSWFYQNGHTLPESLAGQVLEALAAIEADTGRKFAGSERPLLLSVRSGARVSMPGMMDTVLNLGLNDETVQALGHDAGDARFAWDSYRRFIQMYADVVMGLDHEFFEDILEEEKGRLGLEHDTDITAVEWQSIVTRYKTLIEDELGEPFPQDPVEQLWGAVAAVFKSWMNPRAVTYRHLHDIPEAWGTAVNIQSMVFGNLGNASATGVAFTRNPSTGEKMLYGEFLVNAQGEDVVAGIRTPQSITEAGRIASGMDKPSLEKLMPEAFAELNAIATRLEEHYCDMQDLEFTIERGKLWMLQTRSGKRTAKAGMKIAVDMVDEGVIDLDEAIMRVEPSSLDQLLHPTVDPRANAPVIGSGLPASPGAATGEIVFSAEEAVAAQNEGRKVILVRVETSPEDIHGMHVAEGILTTRGGMTSHAAVVARGMGIPCVTGAGTMRVDMRNEVLLGLGVVLKRGDVITIDGSSGHVMKGAVPTLQPELSGDFGRIMGWADSVRRMTVRTNADTPTDAHSARSFGAEGIGLCRTEHMFFEGDRIHAMREMILAETVEGRQASLDKLLPMQRSDFTELFTIMHGMPVTIRLLDPPLHEFLPKNDEEVAEVAAAMGMDAITMRERIDALHEFNPMLGHRGCRLAISHPEIVEMQARAIFEAAVAAAKETGAPVVPEIMVPLVGLRAELDYVKERIDTIARAVMTESGTELSYLVGTMIELPRAALRAHEIAEAAEFFSYGTNDLTQTTFGISRDDAAAFLNTYQRKGVIDHDPFISIDLDGVGELMKLASERGRKTRPDMKLGICGEHGGDPVSIHFCETIGLDYVSCSPFRVPIARLAAAQAAIRVKRGEG
- a CDS encoding class I SAM-dependent methyltransferase, with product MTDALANFDLRDEIKAYWSERAATFDDQPGHEIFSEAERAAWHNLIRKHVGEGRGRTALDLACGTAVVSHLMDDLGFHVTGMDWSDAMLERARAKAANRKRGIRFVMGDAENTMEPDASYDVIINRHLVWTLVDPQAAFREWFRVLKPGGKLLVIDGDFVNKGPVARFASWLASKLNGPQDGHGAVRSAEMMKTHRSILSRVHFSEGARAKAVASLLSETGFSPVKVDYAMRPIHRAQAANFSFLKGLERSTQHRYAILATKPQD
- a CDS encoding ABC transporter substrate-binding protein — encoded protein: MKFLSRAALAATVYATLAATAAWAGDMVTVTDITGRKVEVSVPVERVILGEGRQIYFTAALDTDAPFKRVVGWRDDFKKADLDGYNEYLRKFPEMDKLPTFGGMKDGTFDVEQAVALHPDVIIMNIDAKAATEEAGYIDKLAKVGIPLVYVDFREKPMENTEPSMRLIGKLYGKEDRAEDFIKFREEEIAKVTDVLAAHPDVKKPVVFMERAGGYSDDCCMSFGNENFGKMVEIAGGINMAKDIIPGTFGTVNPEQIIASDPDQVIVTGANWELYVPGDNWVGLGAGADKKEAARKLSALMDRPGFTGIKAVKDGNVHAIWHQFYNNPYQFVAIQQIAKWLHPDLFKDLDPEATFSELHKRFLPVPYESGYFVSVNYGG
- a CDS encoding HupE/UreJ family protein, producing the protein MHVRRLVSQGVFPLAVLMALATTASAHQLGGPMGGFGSGFEHPLLGGDHFLAMLAVGLWGAQMGGRSVWTLPATFPMIMCVGGVLGMMGLVPDNIVVMAIAISLIVLGGVIALKWKAPEAVAIIIIAFFAIFHGYAHGRFLPAAADPAAYAVGFVVSTGLIHVAGVGIGLLLGRYYQGRIIRLGGAFIALAGIYYLLA